The following are encoded in a window of Pyrenophora tritici-repentis strain M4 chromosome 6, whole genome shotgun sequence genomic DNA:
- a CDS encoding PRP38-assoc domain containing protein translates to MFRTINAISDNVSTGGRHPRRSSDMQPPPQPSVTDFPIGRKKRKDKAPATPRSQDSSRERPKDTASDTQQTISQGPAPKHEPVRRSEPGRRSTFGYPALPVTEGDSQEPTMVPHDPADIYDVIVGSCRLQSLRNKNVLSAKITHSEFTFITIVQNETEDEFELYLGRESPLEEFQVPVCTDDDLLELATSNTAFLRSLAIELMKFAAACAPILDANIDAITKEAHEAAVNRLRLRITKAEAKLSWYEKEVSKLTETIETTNAELEHTNRERNELKLEVERFYRPSSSKTAGCTNPTHQDWYEDWKHEEAQSIKFHGLYEEFFRKHQEERARADRYHQQRAERDADYEDVVAQNCALEEQLVQATENTRKLETSLTQQQREYNDVVARLQRYDHNFRPYTLQRREDRGRNSHLSTQRNRRHESPERRTDRRTASPNPYPSRQATPVVTRPAPRPRGDSHSRSRSRSRRDRANPLNQDPHRYIPPPYNGQQSVQQAASTVGGLSLSFKLPDIEVWKGNDDTKNYDKWRRSAIQKCESLPEDKQLAYLEMKVDGAAWQYIDDLKFEHYLDLLEGLDPYYARSTYEKVSEAQSQLADGSLKMGSSESFADWRGRFMSVCRLVKLPDSAMIGYARAFLRPGLAAAASHAFDDEQENALVKFLDAARKSDLTQKQINQGKTAADKPRTKPRTRSPNDRNPARKARSGRGQHREATTTRTEWQKDAMAKAKVCFRCGETGHQARDKKGCAILDWDQIKPKLSSMHLYAMGADFDAEDDDSNASTEEEPDRIQELDWRKDIQQNRETRENHNRLKVAAARILSPEVGDQDNSQDVQDHYISAIAVKGHLRSTKQLRYDSYTLTSSKEWKKTTTLIDTGASASFVNRRWAKAMGLPIMSTSSPIQLSLADGKVVDTLNEAVEIQVKHGSHLSPVVCFVADVGDFDLILGMTWLEDHDPGLTFSPRSMKFSSSHCTSCCLDHGLPETVYGDGKTPSLSESRQTTPVGEICIITAKAAYLMAAHNPDEAIWVEPQDWEKLADPPDDNNDCDLDSFKRNIARLAAVTQEDYDHYMNKMESPHMTEAEIRKLVPDWLYSKMPDLFSPIQAGKLAPHREGVDHEIDTDGRIHKPKIYGLTRTETRAIKAYIDDMLGRGFIRPSTSPYASPVLVVKKPGGGLRICVDYRQLNAITKKNRNAPPSIKETLARMAKVRWMTIVDVVAAFNTVRIKEGDEEKTAFLTRYGLYEYVVMPFGLCNAPGTFQTFINETLREYLDDICTAYLDDVLIYTCDDDESVHEADVIKVLSKIRDAGLHLDPTKCKFKVKKVKYLGLILTTEGIEMDPKKVSTILDWQIPRSVKDVQSFLGFANFYRRFIKGFSYIAKALTELTRKDGEGKDQRHQFPLIADSKAIQAFHRLKDAFKTAGVLAHFDPDLETWLETDASDFVTAAILSQKDATGVLRPVAFLSHKMNPAECNYEIYDKELLAIVNAFEQWRFELSGTDDPIMVLSDHQALQTFMTTKRLNRRQARWAEFMAEFNFIIKYRPGKQGTKPDALTRRPGDLPESPDDIRRRHQLQVVIKPDQVDPEARVCTINIAKDGGSRHAVYLANLITQRTLPDSIPAVAQMLYQLSEEDNISERYAVLAALPGIEPEGGENGVSHDLTSKRSLCAADNVTISPITTPIAATSAPAIPNETPAAINVPAPPNNELTIDALLDNIKAAYKDDKVLQAIVKAKKDGLRRLPFKLIHGEEHLRLELGDCEITDELLYVRNKVYVPAGAVRTQVIEQAHKSVCGGHSGKHELYSKLSRWYYWPRMTTDVAQYVRACLTCKRSKAYREGKHGLLHPLPIPSKYWSSISIDFITHLPPCRHNGQTFTDILVVVDRLTKKKKFIPMASMTTDALVVAFIEYIWREEGFPEEIISDRGAQFVSYFWKRLCQRLGVRPKFSTAHHPQTDGQTENANSYLKQYLRAYHQQHNWQVAFLRD, encoded by the exons ATGTTTAGAACTATCAACGCCATTAGCGACAACGTCTCTACCGGCGGCCGCCACCCCCGCCGATCTAGCGACATGCAGCCTCCTCCACAGCCCAGCGTGACTGACTTCCCTATTGGCCGCAAGAAGCGCAAAGACAAAGCGCCCGCGACCCCCCGCAGCCAAGACTCCAGCCGCGAGCGACCTAAGGATACTGCATCCGACACCCAACAAACTATTAGCCAAGGCCCCGCTCCTAAGCATGAGCCTGTTCGTCGATCCGAACCAGGCCGTCGAAGCACCTTCGGCTACCCCGCACTTCCAGTTACAGAAGGAGACAGCCAAGAGCCCACAATGGTACCACACGACCCTGCCGACATCTACGATGTTATAGTTGGCAGTTGTCGACTCCAATCCCTCAGAAACAAGAACGTCTTGTCTGCCAAGATTACTCACTCTGAGTTCACGTTCATCACTATTGTACAAAACGAGACTGAGGATGAATTTGAGCTGTACCTAGGCCGAGAATCTCCCCTGGAAGAATTCCAAGTCCCCGTCTGCACTGACGACGACTTATTGGAGCTAGCCACTTCAAACACCGCGTTCCTGCGCTCTCTAGCTATTGAGCTCATGAAGTTCGCCGCTGCTTGCGCTCCTATCCTGGACGCGAACATCGATGCAATAACCAAGGAAGCTCACGAAGCCGCTGTTAACCGCTTACGCCTTCGCATCACTAAGGCTGAAGCTAAGCTTAGCTGGTACGAGAAGGAAGTCTCAAAGCTGACTGAGACTATTGAGACTACTAATGCTGAGTTGGAACACACCAACCGAGAGCGTAATGAGCTTAAGCTAGAGGTCGAGCGCTTTTATCGTCCTTCATCCTCCAAGACCGCCGGTTGCACTAACCCTACTCACCAAGACTGGTATGAGGACTGGAAACACGAAGAAGCGCAGTCCATTAAGTTCCACGGCCTGTACGAGGAGTTCTTCAGGAAGCACCAGGAAGAGCGCGCCCGCGCAGACCGCTATCACCAGCAGCGCGCAGAACGCGACGCCGACTACGAAGATGTGGTCGCCCAGAACTGCGCACTTGAAGAACAACTTGTCCAAGCTACTGAGAATACCCGCAAGCTAGAGACCTCTCTAACTCAGCAACAGCGTGAGTACAATGACGTTGTTGCGCGCCTTCAGCGATATGATCATAACTTCCGCCCGTACACcttgcagcgtcgcgagGACCGCGGTCGTAACAGTCATCTATCTACTCAGCGCAACCGACGACACGAGTCACCTGAGCGCCGTACAGATCGCCGCACTGCATCACCTAACCCGTATCCTAGCCGACAAGCCACTCCTGTTGTTACTCGGCCTGCGCCTCGCCCTCGCGGCGACTCTCACTCAAGATCGCGCTCCCGCTCCCGCCGAGATCGCGCGAATCCGTTGAACCAAGATCCTCACCGATATATCCCTCCTCCATACAACGGCCAGCAATCAGTACAACAGGCAGCGTCCACAGTTGGAGGTCTAAGCCTTTCCTTTAAGCTCCCCGACATTGAAGTCTGGAAAGGCAACGATGATACCAAGAACTACGACAAGTGGCGTCGGTCAGCCATCCAGAAGTGCGAATCTCTGCCTGAAGACAAGCAATTGGCCTACTTGGAGATGAAGGTGGACGGCGCAGCATGGCAATATATTGACGATCTCAAGTTCGAACACTACTTGGACCTTCTTGAAGGACTGGACCCATACTACGCGCGCTCTACCTACGAGAAGGTCTCAGAAGCACAGTCGCAACTCGCTGATGGCTCTCTCAAGATGGGATCGTCTGAATCCTTTGCAGATTGGCGTGGGCGCTTTATGAGCGTGTGTCGCCTAGTGAAGCTTCCAGACAGCGCCATGATTGGCTACGCTCGCGCTTTCCTGCGACCTGgcctcgccgccgccgcctcaCACGCCTTTGACGATGAGCAAGAGAATGCTCTTGTCAAGTTCCTTGACGCCGCCCGCAAGTCTGATCTAACACAGAAACAGATTAATCAAGGCAAGACCGCTGCTGACAAACCTCGCACCAAGCCGCGCACGCGCTCCCCAAATGATCGTAATCCTGCACGAAAGGCTCGCTCTGGCCGAGGACAACATCGCGAAGCTACTACGACGCGCACAGAGTGGCAGAAGGACGCAATGGCTAAGGCTAAGGTCTGCTTCCGTTGTGGCGAGACTGGTCACCAGGCGCGCGATAAGAAGGGTTGCGCAATCTTAGACTGGGACCAAATCAAGCCTAAGCTTAGTAGTATGCATCTCTATGCTATGGGAGCGGACTTCGAcgccgaagacgacgacTCTAATGCTTCCACTGAAGAGGAGCCTGA TCGCATTCAGGAGCTAGACTGGCGCAAGGACATACAACAGAACCGCGAGACGCGAGAAAACCATAACCGTCTCAAGGTCGCTGCCGCCAGGATACTATCTCCAGAAGTCGGAGATCAGGACAACTCACAAGACGTCCAAGACCACTACATCTCTGCGATCGCCGTTAAGGGCCATCTTCGATCTACTAAACAACTACGTTACGACTCCTACACCCTCACTTCTTCTAAGGAATGGAAAAAGACAACTACTCTTATCGACACAGGCGCTAGCGCTTCCTTTGTGAACAGGCGATGGGCTAAAGCCATGGGCCTGCCCATAATGTCTACCTCTTCACCTATCCAGCTTTCTCTCGCGGATGGGAAGGTTGTTGATACATTGAATGAAGCCGTGGAAATCCAAGTCAAACACGGCAGCCACTTATCACCAGTCGTGTGCTTCGTCGCTGACGTAGGAGACTTTGATCTTATCCTTGGTATGACTTGGCTGGAAGACCACGACCCCGGTCTCACCTTCTCACCGCGGAGCATGAAGTTCTCTTCTTCACATTGTACTTCATGTTGTCTCGACCACGGTCTCCCTGAGACAGTATACGGCGACGGCAAGACTCCATCACTTTCAGAATCTCGGCAAACCACGCCCGTGGGCGAGATCTGCATTATCACCGCCAAGGCCGCCTACCTCATGGCTGCGCACAACCCAGACGAAGCCATCTGGGTCGAACCACAAGACTGGGAGAAGCTTGCTGACCCTCCAGACGACAATAACGATTGCGATTTAGACTCCTTCAAACGCAACATCGCCCGCCTCGCCGCCGTCACACAAGAGGACTACGACCACTATATGAACAAGATGGAGAGTCCACATATGACGGAAGCGGAGATCCGCAAACTGGTGCCAGACTGGTTGTACAGCAAGATGCCAGACTTGTTCAGTCCTATACAAGCAGGGAAGTTGGCACCTCATCGCGAAGGCGTTGACCATGAGATTGACACCGACGGACGCATTCACAAGCCTAAGATCTATGGGCTCACACGAACGGAGACCAGGGCCATCAAGGCCTACATCGACGACATGCTCGGACGCGGATTCATCCGACCGTCCACATCTCCGTACGCGTCACCTGTCTTAGTTGTCAAGAAACCAGGTGGCGGACTTCGCATCTGCGTTGACTACCGTCAGCTCAACgccatcaccaagaagaacCGCAACGCTCCACCCTCCATCAAGGAAACGCTGGCCCGCATGGCCAAGGTACGATGGATGACGATTGTCGACGTTGTGGCTGCATTCAACACTGTTCGGATCAAAGAAGGCGATGAAGAAAAGACAGCCTTTCTCACTCGGTATGGGCTATACGAATACGTTGTCATGCCCTTCGGCCTCTGCAATGCGCCTGGCACTTTCCAGACCTTTATCAATGAGACACTCCGCGAGTACCTTGACGATATCTGTACAGCTTACCTCGACGACGTCCTTATATACACCTgcgacgatgacgagtcAGTTCATGAAGCCGACGTCATCAAGGTCCTCTCTAAGATACGCGACGCTGGCCTCCATCTTGATCCCACGAAGTGCAAATTCAAGGTCAAGAAAGTGAAGTACCTAGGCCTCATCCTCACTACAGAGGGCATCGAAATGGATCCAAAAAAGGTCTCCACTATACTAGACTGGCAAATACCGCGCTCAGTCAAAGACGTCCAGTCTTTCCTTGGTTTCGCCAACTTCTACCGTCGCTTCATCAAAGGCTTCTCCTACATCGCAAAAGCCTTGACAGAACTCACGCGCAAGGATGGCGAAGGCAAGGACCAGAGACATCAGTTCCCgctcatcgctgatagcaAAGCTATACAAGCTTTCCATCGACTTAAGGACGCCTTTAAGACTGCAGGAGTCCTTGCACACTTCGATCCTGACCTAGAGACTTGGTTGGAAACCGATGCCTCAGATTTCGTTACTGCAGCTATCCTCTCTCAGAAGGACGCGACAGGAGTCCTCCGCCCAGTTGCTTTCCTATCGCACAAGATGAACCCTGCGGAATGCAATTATGAGATATACGACAAGGAACTCCTAGCTATTGTCAACGCCTTTGAGCAATGGCGCTTTGAGCTGTCTGGTACTGATGATCCTATTATGGTGTTGTCTGACCATCAAGCCCTTCAGACCTTTATGACCACAAAGCGCCTCAACAGACGCCAAGCCCGTTGGGCGGAATTCATGGCAGAGTTCAACTTCATTATCAAGTACAGGCCAGGCAAGCAGGGCACGAAGCCAGACGCTTTGACAAGGCGTCCTGGCGACCTACCCGAGTCACCCGACGACATCCGCCGTCGGCATCAACTCCAGGTAGTCATCAAGCCTGACCAAGTCGATCCTGAAGCGCGCGTCTGCACCATCAACATCGCCAAGGATGGAGGTTCTCGCCATGCAGTCTACCTCGCAAATCTCATCACACAGCGCACCCTTCCTGACTCTATCCCCGCAGTCGCGCAAATGCTGTATCAACTTAGCGAGGAAGACAACATCTCTGAACGGTACGCCGTCCTCGCCGCACTGCCTGGCATCGAGCCTGAGGGGGGAGAAAACGGCGTCTCCCATGACCTCACGAGCAAAAGATCGCTCTGTGCAGCCGATAACGTTACAATCTCGCCTATTACAACGCCAATCGCCGCAACTAGTGCGCCCGCGATACCAAACGAGACGCCCGCCGCAATTAATGTGCCCGCGCCACCGAACAACGAGCTGACTATTGATGCTCTGCTTGACAATATCAAGGCAGCATACAAGGATGATAAGGTGTTGCAGGCGATCGTCAAAGCCAAGAAGGACGGCCTACGACGCCTGCCGTTCAAACTCATACATGGAGAAGAGCACCTCAGGCTGGAACTTGGCGATTGCGAGATCACCGACGAACTACTCTATGTGCGCAACAAGGTCTACGTCCCCGCCGGCGCCGTTCGCACCCAAGTTATTGAACAAGCCCACAAGAGCGTCTGCGGTGGCCACAGCGGCAAACATGAGTTATACTCCAAGCTGTCGCGATGGTATTACTGGCCTAGGATGACCACGGACGTCGCGCAATATGTACGCGCGTGTCTGACTTGCAAGAGGAGCAAAGCATACCGAGAAGGCAAGCATGGGCTGCTGCATCCGCTACCAATCCCCAGCAAATACTGGTCCAGCATCTCTATAGACTTCATCACTCACCTGCCGCCCTGCAGGCATAACGGTCAAACGTTCACTGACATCCTCGTGGTAGTCGACCGActcaccaagaagaagaagttcatCCCAATGGCTAGTATGACCACCGACGCCCTTGTGGTAGCCTTTATCGAATACATCTGGCGAGAAGAGGGCTTTCCTGAGGAGATTATCTCAGACCGTGGAGCGCAGTTTGTCTCTTACTTTTGGAAGCGACTATGCCAGCGTCTGGGTGTACGCCCGAAGTTCTCGACCGCTCACCATCCCCAGACTGACGGACAAACCGAGAACGCGAACTCCTACCTCAAGCAATACCTACGCGCCTAT caccagcagcacaACTGGCAAGTCGCCTTTCTTCGCGACTAA
- a CDS encoding Chromo domain containing protein has translation MKTLQDELRASMQWAQAKQAEYANEGRLPAPAFKVGDQVMLDTRNLRTKRPSASLDLKNRGPFTIVRAINNTAYELDLPANMKRIHNVFHPWLLHLVDDNPLTGQTQDPEVPAEFDPEVEDDTEYTVEAIEDCRINKKLKDPAARGRKGKTTQGLLQYLVRWANYPDGPDNPSWEPYMNLADSADTVTRYHLDHPNKPPMHRKFKSLTGKQDMLVMRLHALSRV, from the coding sequence ATGAAAACGCTGCAGGACGAGCTGCGAGCTTCAATGCAATGGGCGCAAGCAAAACAAGCAGAATACGCCAATGAAGGAAGGCTACCCGCACCAGCTTTCAAAGTCGGCGACCAAGTGATGCTGGACACTCGCAACCTACGGACGAAAAGACCCTCCGCGTCATTAGACCTAAAGAACCGCGGTCCCTTTACTATCGTTCGcgccatcaacaacaccgcATACGAGCTAGATCTTCCCGCTAACATGAAGCGCATCCACAATGTCTTCCACCCATGGCTCTTACACTTGGTTGACGACAACCCACTTACTGGACAAACACAAGATCCTGAGGTCCCTGCGGAGTTCGACCCAGAAGTGGAAGACGACACTGAATACACTGTCGAAGCAATCGAAGACTGCCGCATTAATAAGAAGCTTAAGGATCCTGCCGCCCGCGGTCGCAAGGGCAAGACTACCCAAGGCCTGCTCCAATACTTGGTACGATGGGCAAACTATCCCGACGGCCCCGACAATCCTTCATGGGAACCATACATGAACCTCGCGGACTCCGCTGACACTGTGACGCGCTATCACCTTGATCACCCAAACAAGCCGCCTATGCACAGGAAGTTTAAGTCTCTCACAGGCAAACAAGATATGCTGGTTATGCGACTTCACGCTCTTAGTCGTGTCTAG